A genomic segment from Streptomyces antibioticus encodes:
- the rpsP gene encoding 30S ribosomal protein S16 yields MAVKIKLKRLGKIRSPHYRIVVADSRTRRDGRAIEEIGKYHPTYNPSVIEVDADRVAYWLGVGAQPTEPVLAILKKTGDWQKFKGEPAPAPLLVAEPKKARPSFEALGGDDSGKGEAITQKKKAEKKDEAAAESSSSESTEA; encoded by the coding sequence GTGGCAGTCAAGATCAAGCTGAAGCGTCTGGGCAAGATCCGTTCGCCTCACTACCGCATCGTCGTCGCCGACTCCCGCACCCGTCGTGACGGCCGTGCGATCGAGGAGATCGGCAAGTACCACCCGACCTACAACCCGTCGGTCATCGAGGTGGACGCCGACCGCGTCGCGTACTGGCTGGGTGTCGGCGCGCAGCCGACCGAGCCGGTTCTCGCCATTCTGAAGAAGACCGGCGACTGGCAGAAGTTCAAGGGCGAGCCCGCCCCGGCTCCGCTGCTCGTGGCCGAGCCGAAGAAGGCGCGCCCGTCGTTCGAGGCCCTCGGTGGCGACGACTCGGGCAAGGGTGAGGCCATCACCCAGAAGAAGAAGGCCGAGAAGAAGGACGAGGCCGCGGCCGAGTCGTCTTCGTCTGAGTCGACCGAGGCCTGA
- a CDS encoding RNA-binding protein, producing MLEEALEHLVKGIVDNPDDVQVASRNLRRGRVLEVRVHPDDLGKVIGRNGRTARALRTVVGAIGGRGVRVDLVDVDHVR from the coding sequence ATGCTCGAGGAGGCTCTCGAGCACCTCGTGAAGGGCATCGTCGACAACCCCGACGACGTGCAGGTCGCCTCGCGCAACCTGCGCCGGGGGCGTGTGCTGGAGGTCCGGGTCCACCCCGACGACCTCGGCAAGGTGATCGGCCGCAACGGCCGTACCGCCCGCGCCCTGCGGACCGTCGTGGGTGCCATCGGCGGCCGGGGCGTCCGTGTCGACCTCGTCGACGTGGACCACGTCCGCTGA
- the rimM gene encoding ribosome maturation factor RimM (Essential for efficient processing of 16S rRNA): protein MQLVVARIGRAHGVKGEVTVEVRTDEPELRLAPGAVLATDPAAAGPLTIETGRVHSGRLLLRFAGVADRTAAEALRNTLLIAEVDPEELPEEEDEYYDHQLMDLDVVTADGVEVGRITEISHLPSQDLFIVERPDGSEVMIPFVSEIVAEIDLEEQRAVITPPPGLIDDRAEIVSSREESPRGESGDAS from the coding sequence GTGCAGCTCGTAGTCGCACGGATCGGCCGTGCCCACGGCGTCAAGGGCGAGGTCACCGTGGAGGTACGTACCGACGAGCCGGAACTCAGGCTCGCGCCCGGCGCCGTGCTCGCCACCGATCCCGCCGCCGCGGGACCGCTCACCATCGAGACCGGCCGGGTCCACAGCGGCCGTCTCCTCCTGCGCTTCGCCGGCGTCGCCGACCGCACCGCCGCCGAGGCCCTGCGCAACACCCTCCTGATCGCCGAGGTCGACCCGGAGGAGCTGCCCGAGGAGGAGGACGAGTACTACGACCACCAGCTCATGGACCTCGACGTGGTCACCGCCGACGGCGTCGAGGTGGGCCGGATCACCGAGATCTCGCACCTGCCCTCCCAGGACCTCTTCATCGTCGAGCGCCCCGACGGCAGCGAGGTGATGATCCCGTTCGTCTCGGAGATCGTCGCCGAGATCGACCTGGAGGAGCAGCGGGCGGTCATCACCCCGCCGCCGGGACTGATCGACGACCGCGCGGAGATCGTGTCGTCCCGCGAGGAGTCCCCCCGGGGCGAGAGCGGGGACGCGTCCTGA
- the trmD gene encoding tRNA (guanosine(37)-N1)-methyltransferase TrmD, with protein sequence MRLDVVTIFPGYLDPLNVSLVGKARARGQLDVHVHDLREWTYDRHNTVDDTPYGGGPGMVMKTEPWGDALDSVLADGYEGGAGRPALIVPTPSGRPFTQGLAVELSERPWLIFTPARYEGIDRRVVDEYAARIPVYEVSIGDYVLAGGEAAVLVVTEAVARLLPGVLGNAESHRDDSFAPGAMASLLEGPVYTKPPAWRGRGIPEVLLSGHHGKIARWRRDEALRRTTASRPDLIERCEPAAFDKKDREMLSILGWAPDPEGAAYGRFWRRTNGMEE encoded by the coding sequence ATGCGGCTCGACGTCGTCACGATCTTCCCCGGGTACCTCGACCCGCTGAACGTCTCCCTCGTCGGCAAGGCACGCGCGCGCGGACAGCTCGACGTGCACGTCCACGACCTGCGGGAGTGGACCTACGACCGCCACAACACCGTCGACGACACCCCCTACGGCGGCGGCCCCGGCATGGTCATGAAGACCGAGCCGTGGGGCGACGCCCTGGACAGCGTCCTCGCCGACGGCTACGAGGGCGGCGCCGGCCGGCCCGCGCTGATCGTCCCGACGCCCAGCGGCCGCCCCTTCACCCAGGGCCTCGCCGTCGAGCTGTCCGAACGCCCCTGGCTGATCTTCACCCCGGCCCGCTACGAGGGCATCGACCGGCGGGTCGTCGACGAGTACGCCGCCCGGATCCCGGTCTACGAGGTCTCCATCGGCGACTACGTCCTCGCCGGCGGCGAGGCGGCCGTCCTCGTCGTCACCGAGGCCGTGGCACGGCTGCTGCCCGGAGTGCTCGGCAACGCCGAGTCCCACCGCGACGACTCCTTCGCGCCCGGCGCCATGGCGAGCCTCCTGGAGGGGCCCGTCTACACCAAGCCGCCCGCCTGGCGCGGCCGGGGCATCCCCGAGGTACTGCTCAGCGGCCACCACGGCAAGATCGCCCGCTGGCGCCGCGACGAGGCCCTGCGCCGCACCACCGCCAGCCGGCCCGACCTGATCGAACGCTGCGAGCCCGCCGCCTTCGACAAGAAGGACCGCGAGATGCTCTCCATCCTCGGCTGGGCGCCCGACCCGGAGGGAGCGGCGTACGGCCGATTTTGGCGCAGGACGAACGGCATGGAAGAATAG
- the rplS gene encoding 50S ribosomal protein L19: protein MSHLLDTVDSASLRSDIPAFRPGDTVNVHVRVIEGNRSRVQQFKGVVIRRQGAGVRETFTVRKVSFSVGVERTFPVHTPIVEKIELVTRGDVRRAKLYYLRELRGKAAKIKEKRDN from the coding sequence ATGTCCCACCTGCTCGACACCGTCGACTCCGCGTCGCTGCGCAGCGACATCCCGGCCTTCCGTCCGGGTGACACCGTCAACGTCCACGTGCGCGTCATCGAGGGCAACCGCTCCCGTGTGCAGCAGTTCAAGGGTGTCGTCATCCGCCGCCAGGGCGCCGGTGTCCGCGAGACCTTCACGGTCCGCAAGGTCTCGTTCTCCGTCGGCGTCGAGCGCACCTTCCCGGTGCACACCCCGATCGTCGAGAAGATCGAGCTGGTCACCCGTGGTGACGTGCGCCGCGCCAAGCTGTACTACCTCCGTGAGCTGCGCGGCAAGGCCGCGAAGATCAAGGAGAAGCGCGACAACTGA
- the lepB gene encoding signal peptidase I, which translates to MDTEAQPTTERDRSSRPSDPAAASQDEAPRAERPEGRSRFALVARITRWLPGGRISLTLLVCLLFSLVLNAFVVRPFQIPSGSMENGLRIGDRVLVNKLAYRFGAGPRRGDVVVFDGAGYFGNADYVKRVVGAGGDHVVCCDKEGRIRVNGRSVDESAFLYPGDSPSSVDFDVVVPEGTLFVLGDHRGASSDSRDHLGSPGGGMIPVDRVIGRADWIVWPAAHAGRLTRPDAYARVPAAQGVQGDAEGAHG; encoded by the coding sequence ATGGACACCGAAGCTCAGCCGACGACGGAGCGCGACCGCTCCTCCCGCCCCTCCGACCCCGCGGCGGCCTCTCAGGACGAGGCCCCGCGCGCGGAGAGGCCGGAGGGACGGTCGCGTTTCGCGTTGGTGGCGCGGATCACGCGATGGCTCCCGGGCGGCCGGATCAGCCTCACACTCCTCGTCTGCCTGCTGTTTTCGCTGGTCCTCAACGCGTTCGTCGTGCGGCCCTTCCAGATCCCCAGCGGATCCATGGAGAACGGATTGAGGATCGGCGACCGCGTTCTCGTAAATAAGTTGGCGTACCGTTTCGGTGCCGGACCGCGGCGCGGCGACGTCGTCGTGTTCGACGGGGCCGGGTATTTCGGGAACGCCGACTACGTCAAACGCGTCGTGGGTGCGGGGGGAGACCACGTGGTCTGCTGTGACAAGGAGGGGAGGATCAGGGTGAACGGCCGGTCGGTCGACGAGTCCGCGTTCCTGTATCCGGGCGACAGCCCGTCCTCCGTGGACTTCGACGTGGTCGTGCCCGAGGGCACCCTGTTCGTCCTCGGGGACCACCGCGGCGCCTCCAGCGACTCCCGCGACCACCTCGGCTCCCCGGGCGGCGGCATGATCCCCGTCGACCGTGTCATCGGCCGCGCCGACTGGATCGTCTGGCCCGCCGCGCACGCCGGCCGGCTGACCCGCCCGGACGCCTACGCGCGCGTGCCCGCCGCGCAGGGTGTGCAGGGGGACGCGGAGGGCGCACATGGGTAA
- the lepB gene encoding signal peptidase I: MGNRGKPRGVPSSPADELLPTGARRASYPAAGRSRTERRRLQQKVKRKRRRSAVREIPLLVGVAVLIALVLKTFLVQAFVIPSGSMEQTIQIGDRVLVDKFTPWFGSKPQRGDVVVFKDPGGWLADEQTTARKDDPVVVKQIKEGLTFIGLLPSDNEKDLIKRVVGVGGDRVQCCDAQGRVTVNGVPLDEGTYLYPGNAPSDSAFDITVPQGRLWVMGDHRANSADSRAHQDTDYGGTVSEDEVVGRAMVIAWPLGHWNRLKEPQTFSSVTGSTVGSAAAAQPSHRVAPDDPNGTIRELPSPAELPLVMGVVGLRRTWGRQRQRVRSWRGGCGGWRTVRARRRGAPRTPRGRRPGPGRRRDLRE, from the coding sequence ATGGGTAACCGCGGCAAGCCGCGCGGGGTCCCCAGCTCACCCGCCGACGAGCTTCTGCCCACCGGCGCCCGGCGCGCCTCCTACCCGGCCGCGGGCCGTTCGCGCACCGAGCGGCGCAGGCTCCAGCAGAAGGTCAAGCGCAAGCGCAGGCGCTCCGCGGTCCGCGAGATACCGCTGCTGGTCGGTGTCGCCGTCCTGATCGCCCTGGTCCTCAAGACCTTCCTGGTGCAGGCGTTCGTCATCCCGTCGGGCTCCATGGAGCAGACCATCCAGATCGGCGACCGGGTCCTCGTCGACAAGTTCACCCCCTGGTTCGGTTCCAAGCCGCAGCGCGGGGACGTCGTCGTCTTCAAGGACCCCGGCGGCTGGCTCGCGGACGAGCAGACCACCGCCCGCAAGGACGACCCCGTCGTCGTCAAGCAGATCAAGGAAGGGCTCACCTTCATCGGTCTGCTGCCGTCCGACAACGAGAAGGACCTGATCAAGCGGGTCGTCGGAGTGGGCGGCGACCGCGTCCAGTGCTGTGACGCGCAGGGACGGGTCACCGTCAACGGCGTTCCCCTGGACGAGGGAACCTATCTGTACCCCGGGAACGCGCCCTCCGACAGCGCCTTCGACATCACCGTCCCGCAGGGCCGCCTGTGGGTGATGGGCGACCACCGGGCCAACTCCGCGGACTCCCGCGCCCACCAGGACACCGACTACGGCGGCACCGTCTCCGAGGACGAGGTCGTCGGACGCGCCATGGTGATCGCCTGGCCCCTCGGGCACTGGAACCGTCTCAAGGAACCGCAAACTTTCTCCTCGGTGACCGGCTCGACCGTCGGGTCGGCCGCCGCCGCCCAGCCGTCGCATAGGGTTGCCCCGGACGATCCGAACGGAACGATCCGAGAACTCCCGAGCCCTGCGGAACTCCCGCTCGTTATGGGAGTGGTGGGCCTGCGCCGTACATGGGGCAGGCAGCGGCAGAGAGTGAGGAGTTGGCGTGGGGGATGTGGCGGTTGGCGCACGGTCCGGGCACGACGGCGAGGAGCACCGCGGACGCCCCGTGGCCGCCGGCCCGGCCCCGGACGGCGCCGTGACCTCCGGGAGTGA
- the lepB gene encoding signal peptidase I, which produces MGDVAVGARSGHDGEEHRGRPVAAGPAPDGAVTSGSDPGAGGGEPPADEPPRPGGGGGAGGAAPAPRRPRSFWKELPILIGIALVLALLIKTFLVQAFSIPSASMENTLKEGDRVLVDKLTPWFGSEPERGEVVVFHDPDNWLAGEATTDPNAFQTFLSWIGLMPSAEEKDLIKRVVGVGGDTVTCKGTGPLTVNGKALNEPYVYPGNTPCSQDDQGGQFSVKVPKGYIWVMGDHRQNSRDSRYNQSDKHHGMVPVDQVVGRAIVKAWPITRWGTLPVPDTFDQPGLNARSSSGPALAVAPQGLALVGVVPVVLWRRRRQELSWKG; this is translated from the coding sequence GTGGGGGATGTGGCGGTTGGCGCACGGTCCGGGCACGACGGCGAGGAGCACCGCGGACGCCCCGTGGCCGCCGGCCCGGCCCCGGACGGCGCCGTGACCTCCGGGAGTGACCCGGGAGCGGGCGGCGGCGAGCCGCCCGCGGACGAGCCCCCGCGCCCCGGCGGCGGCGGGGGAGCGGGCGGTGCCGCCCCGGCACCGAGGAGGCCGCGCTCCTTCTGGAAGGAGCTGCCGATCCTCATCGGCATCGCGCTGGTGCTGGCGCTGCTGATCAAGACGTTCCTGGTGCAGGCGTTCTCGATCCCGTCCGCCTCCATGGAGAACACCCTCAAGGAAGGCGACCGGGTCCTCGTCGACAAGCTGACGCCGTGGTTCGGCTCCGAGCCCGAGCGCGGCGAGGTCGTCGTCTTCCACGACCCGGACAACTGGCTGGCCGGCGAGGCCACCACCGATCCCAACGCCTTCCAGACCTTCCTGAGCTGGATCGGCCTGATGCCGTCCGCCGAGGAGAAGGACCTGATCAAGCGGGTCGTCGGGGTCGGCGGTGACACCGTCACCTGCAAGGGCACCGGCCCGCTGACCGTCAACGGCAAGGCGCTGAACGAGCCGTACGTGTACCCGGGCAACACCCCGTGCAGCCAGGACGACCAGGGTGGTCAGTTCTCCGTGAAGGTCCCCAAGGGCTACATCTGGGTGATGGGCGACCACCGCCAGAACTCGCGGGACTCGCGCTACAACCAGTCCGACAAGCACCACGGCATGGTCCCCGTCGACCAGGTCGTCGGCCGTGCCATCGTCAAGGCGTGGCCGATCACCCGCTGGGGCACCCTGCCGGTTCCGGACACCTTCGACCAGCCCGGCCTGAACGCGCGGTCGTCGTCCGGTCCGGCCCTGGCCGTCGCCCCGCAGGGGCTCGCCCTGGTGGGGGTCGTGCCGGTGGTCCTGTGGCGCCGTCGGCGCCAGGAGCTGTCCTGGAAGGGCTGA
- the lepB gene encoding signal peptidase I, with amino-acid sequence MGGDSTTRTAPHSGGGTNGGPVGSRTGQRLSGLAVALGLVLFLGGFVWAALVYRPYTVPTSSMSPTIGAGARVVAERVDGDEVRRGDVVVFEDKTWVTGSAVVKRVVAVGGDTVACCTEGKLTVNGKEIDEPYLPEGSLAEIKGFPTVTVPEGRLFLLGDERQGSLDSTAHLTDAASGTVARTAVKARVDAVVWPWDGMLARPTGFTELGALSEPGPLRTIQWMILGGAVLVLGGGAYGPIASRAAARRTRTRPEPAGAR; translated from the coding sequence ATGGGCGGCGACAGCACGACACGAACGGCCCCGCACAGCGGGGGTGGTACCAACGGTGGCCCGGTGGGCAGCCGGACCGGACAGCGACTGTCCGGACTGGCCGTCGCGCTGGGCCTCGTGCTGTTCCTGGGCGGATTCGTCTGGGCGGCCCTGGTCTACCGGCCCTACACCGTGCCCACCAGCTCCATGTCGCCCACGATCGGCGCGGGCGCGCGCGTGGTGGCCGAGCGGGTGGACGGCGACGAGGTGCGCCGCGGTGACGTCGTCGTCTTCGAGGACAAGACCTGGGTCACCGGCTCCGCCGTGGTCAAGCGGGTCGTCGCGGTCGGCGGCGACACGGTCGCCTGCTGCACCGAGGGCAAGCTGACCGTCAACGGCAAGGAGATCGACGAGCCGTATCTGCCCGAGGGCAGCCTCGCCGAGATCAAGGGCTTCCCGACCGTGACGGTCCCCGAGGGCCGGCTGTTCCTCCTCGGCGACGAGCGGCAGGGCTCGCTGGACTCCACCGCCCACCTCACGGACGCCGCCAGCGGCACGGTGGCGCGCACCGCGGTCAAGGCCCGGGTGGACGCCGTCGTCTGGCCCTGGGACGGCATGCTCGCCCGCCCCACCGGCTTCACGGAACTCGGCGCGCTCTCCGAGCCGGGACCGCTGCGCACGATCCAGTGGATGATCCTCGGCGGCGCGGTGCTGGTGCTCGGCGGCGGGGCCTACGGCCCGATCGCCTCCCGCGCGGCCGCCCGCCGCACCCGCACCCGGCCGGAGCCCGCCGGTGCCCGCTGA
- a CDS encoding NUDIX hydrolase: protein MPAEATGAAGGASADTCADTYEGGLRRVARVVLLDPQDRILLLHGHEPDDRADDWWFTPGGGVEGDETREQAALRELAEETGITDVELGPVLWRRRCSFPFAGRRWDQDEWYFLARTSVTATRATALTELERRSVAGARWWTCRELARSHETVYPTRLAELLRRLLDDGPPARPVTLDTEIV, encoded by the coding sequence GTGCCCGCTGAGGCGACGGGCGCGGCCGGGGGAGCTTCGGCCGACACCTGTGCCGACACCTATGAGGGCGGCCTGCGGCGGGTCGCACGGGTCGTGCTGCTCGACCCGCAGGACCGCATTCTGCTGCTGCACGGCCATGAGCCGGACGACCGTGCCGACGACTGGTGGTTCACGCCCGGCGGCGGTGTCGAGGGCGACGAGACCCGGGAACAGGCGGCGCTGCGGGAACTCGCCGAGGAGACCGGCATCACCGACGTCGAGCTGGGCCCGGTGCTGTGGCGGCGCCGGTGCTCCTTCCCGTTCGCGGGACGCCGCTGGGACCAGGACGAGTGGTACTTCCTGGCCCGGACGAGCGTGACGGCGACGCGGGCCACCGCGCTCACCGAGCTGGAGCGGCGCAGTGTCGCCGGAGCACGCTGGTGGACGTGTCGGGAACTCGCCCGGTCGCATGAGACGGTGTATCCGACCAGACTCGCCGAGCTGCTGCGCAGGCTGCTCGACGACGGTCCCCCGGCACGGCCCGTCACCCTTGACACGGAAATCGTCTAG
- a CDS encoding DUF2469 domain-containing protein: MSAEDLEKYETEMELKLYREYRDVVGLFKYVIETERRFYLTNDYEMQVHSVQGEVFFEVSMADAWVWDMYRPARFVKQVRVLTFKDVNIEELNKSDLELPGS; this comes from the coding sequence ATGAGCGCCGAGGACCTCGAGAAGTACGAGACCGAGATGGAGCTGAAGCTCTACCGGGAGTACCGCGATGTCGTCGGTCTGTTCAAATACGTGATCGAGACCGAGCGGCGTTTCTACCTCACCAACGACTACGAGATGCAGGTGCACTCGGTCCAGGGCGAGGTGTTCTTCGAGGTGTCGATGGCGGATGCCTGGGTGTGGGACATGTACCGGCCGGCCCGGTTCGTGAAGCAGGTCCGCGTGCTCACGTTCAAGGACGTGAACATTGAGGAGCTGAACAAGAGTGATCTGGAGTTGCCGGGGAGCTGA
- a CDS encoding YraN family protein — MNAQQAHNGSTVRRPQRARSALGRYGEELAARRLTEAGMTVLARNWRCGRTGEIDIVARDGDVLVVCEVKTRRGDAFEHPLAAVTPEKAQRLRDLALGWIQAHGGAPPGGVRIDVVGVILPPRGAPAVEHVRGVV, encoded by the coding sequence ATGAACGCACAACAGGCACACAACGGCAGTACGGTTCGCAGGCCCCAGCGGGCTCGCAGCGCGCTCGGCAGGTACGGCGAGGAGCTGGCCGCGCGGCGGCTGACCGAGGCCGGGATGACGGTCCTGGCGCGCAACTGGCGCTGCGGCCGTACCGGAGAGATCGACATCGTCGCCCGGGACGGGGACGTGCTCGTCGTCTGCGAGGTCAAGACCCGCAGGGGCGATGCCTTCGAGCACCCGCTCGCGGCGGTCACACCCGAGAAGGCCCAGCGGCTGCGGGACCTCGCGCTGGGCTGGATCCAGGCCCACGGCGGAGCACCGCCGGGCGGCGTCCGTATCGACGTCGTCGGGGTGATCCTGCCCCCGCGCGGCGCACCCGCGGTCGAGCATGTGCGGGGGGTGGTCTGA
- a CDS encoding YifB family Mg chelatase-like AAA ATPase: protein MGFARTCSVALVGVEGVVVEVQADLEPGVAAFTLVGLPDKSLTESRDRVRAAVVNSGGEWPQKKLTVGLSPASVPKAGSGFDLAVASAVLGASERIDPRVLTDIVMIGELGLDGRVRPVRGILPAVLAAADAGYEQVVVPECAAAEASLVPGVSVLGVRSLRQLIAILADEPVPEEEPDEQGRPDPLLAGLRMPGTGAATGMHSLGAAQHDQGHDLADVVGQRSARTAVEVAAAGGHHLFLEGPPGAGKTMLAERLPAVLPRLTRQDSLEVTAVHSVAGLLPPGKPLIDVAPYCAPHHSATMQSLVGGGPGIARPGAVSLAHRGVLFLDETPEFSGQTLDALRQPLEAGHVVIARSAGVVRFPARFQMVLAANPCPCGRFSLRDSLCECPPSAIRRYQARLSGPLLDRVDLRVEVDPVSRTELAHRGPGGESTATVADRVRAARERAAVRLAGTPWRTNSEVPGRELRTRYHAAPGAMDDAERNLERGVLTARGLDRVLRVAWTVADLVGHDRPDAGDVALALQLRTGVPRGVPMALGAGGARGAQGAHGAVA, encoded by the coding sequence ATGGGCTTCGCACGGACCTGCTCGGTGGCGCTGGTCGGCGTCGAAGGAGTCGTGGTCGAGGTGCAGGCGGACCTCGAACCCGGAGTGGCGGCGTTCACGCTGGTGGGGCTGCCGGACAAGAGCCTGACCGAGAGCCGGGACCGGGTACGGGCTGCGGTGGTGAACTCCGGCGGCGAGTGGCCGCAGAAGAAGCTCACCGTCGGGCTCAGCCCGGCCTCGGTGCCGAAGGCCGGCAGCGGCTTCGACCTCGCCGTGGCGAGTGCCGTCCTGGGCGCGTCGGAGCGGATCGATCCCCGGGTGCTCACCGACATCGTGATGATCGGCGAGCTGGGCCTCGACGGACGGGTGCGGCCGGTCCGCGGCATCCTGCCCGCGGTGCTCGCCGCCGCGGACGCGGGCTACGAACAGGTGGTGGTGCCCGAGTGCGCGGCCGCCGAGGCGTCGCTCGTACCGGGTGTCTCCGTGCTCGGCGTGCGCAGTCTGCGGCAGCTCATCGCCATCCTCGCGGACGAGCCCGTGCCCGAGGAGGAGCCCGACGAGCAGGGCCGCCCGGACCCGCTGCTCGCCGGGCTGCGGATGCCCGGCACCGGCGCGGCCACCGGTATGCACAGCCTCGGCGCCGCCCAGCACGACCAGGGGCACGACCTCGCCGACGTGGTCGGACAGCGCTCGGCCCGCACCGCCGTGGAAGTGGCGGCGGCGGGCGGACACCATCTCTTCCTGGAGGGCCCGCCGGGTGCGGGCAAGACCATGCTCGCGGAGCGGCTCCCGGCCGTTCTGCCTCGGCTGACCAGGCAGGATTCGCTGGAGGTCACGGCGGTGCACTCGGTGGCCGGACTCCTGCCGCCCGGCAAACCGCTGATCGACGTCGCCCCCTACTGCGCCCCGCACCACTCGGCGACCATGCAGTCCCTGGTCGGCGGCGGCCCCGGCATCGCCCGGCCCGGCGCCGTCTCGCTGGCTCACCGGGGCGTGCTGTTCCTGGACGAGACACCCGAGTTCAGCGGCCAGACCCTCGACGCGCTGCGGCAGCCCCTGGAGGCCGGCCATGTGGTGATCGCGCGCAGTGCGGGCGTGGTGCGGTTCCCGGCGCGCTTCCAGATGGTCCTCGCCGCCAACCCCTGCCCGTGCGGCCGCTTCTCGCTGCGGGACAGCCTGTGCGAATGCCCGCCGTCGGCGATCCGCCGCTACCAGGCCCGGCTCTCCGGGCCGCTGCTCGACCGGGTCGACCTGAGGGTCGAGGTGGACCCCGTCAGCCGGACGGAACTCGCCCACCGCGGCCCGGGAGGGGAGTCCACGGCGACGGTCGCCGACCGGGTGCGGGCGGCACGGGAACGCGCCGCGGTCCGGCTGGCGGGCACTCCGTGGCGGACCAACAGCGAGGTACCGGGACGGGAGCTGCGCACCCGCTACCACGCGGCGCCGGGCGCGATGGACGACGCCGAACGCAACCTGGAGCGGGGTGTGCTGACGGCACGTGGGCTCGACCGGGTGCTGCGGGTCGCGTGGACGGTCGCCGACCTGGTCGGCCACGACCGGCCCGACGCCGGGGACGTCGCCCTCGCGCTGCAACTGCGCACGGGGGTTCCGCGCGGGGTGCCGATGGCGCTCGGGGCCGGTGGGGCGCGCGGCGCCCAGGGGGCTCATGGGGCCGTCGCGTGA
- the dprA gene encoding DNA-processing protein DprA produces the protein MAGERVVEGQAGPQAGDRLARVFLTRVVEPGDEVGGRWVRELGAAEVVRRLRSDEGMLPGVSARRWGGLTARAAPADPERDLAVAAEAGVRFVCPGDTEWPGPLDDLGDARPLGLWVRGRPSLRMWALRSVAVVGARACTAYGAHMAATLAAGLAERGWVVVSGGAYGVDGAAHRGALGAGGATVAVLACGVDRPYPRGHTELINRIAEQGLVVGELPPGDHPTPHRFVLRNRVIAALTRGTVVVEAAYRSGSLVTARAARRLGRHTMGVPGPATSALSAGVHEILRGEEAVLVTDAAEVVELVGDMGELAPDRRGPVLPRDLLEPGARRVLAALPGDRPAAAGEVAREAGTTADDAIARLYELRALGYVERLGDGWKLTRQAMVSVRAGRSPR, from the coding sequence GTGGCCGGGGAACGGGTGGTGGAGGGGCAGGCCGGTCCGCAGGCCGGCGACCGGCTCGCGCGGGTGTTCCTCACCCGGGTCGTCGAGCCCGGGGACGAGGTCGGGGGCCGGTGGGTGCGGGAGCTGGGCGCCGCCGAGGTGGTCCGACGGCTGCGCTCGGACGAGGGGATGCTGCCCGGGGTGTCCGCGCGCCGGTGGGGCGGGCTGACCGCCCGCGCCGCGCCGGCCGACCCCGAGCGGGATCTCGCGGTCGCGGCCGAGGCCGGGGTGCGGTTCGTGTGCCCGGGGGACACCGAGTGGCCCGGCCCGCTGGACGACCTCGGGGACGCCCGGCCGCTCGGACTGTGGGTGCGCGGCCGGCCCAGCCTGCGGATGTGGGCGCTGCGCTCCGTCGCCGTGGTCGGCGCCCGCGCCTGCACCGCCTATGGCGCCCATATGGCCGCCACCCTCGCGGCCGGCCTCGCCGAGCGGGGGTGGGTGGTGGTCTCCGGCGGCGCCTACGGGGTCGACGGGGCGGCCCATCGCGGGGCTCTCGGGGCGGGCGGTGCCACGGTCGCCGTCCTCGCCTGCGGGGTCGACCGGCCCTATCCGCGCGGCCACACCGAGTTGATCAACAGAATCGCCGAACAGGGGCTGGTGGTCGGGGAGTTGCCGCCCGGTGACCATCCGACTCCGCACCGGTTCGTGCTGCGCAACCGGGTGATCGCCGCGCTCACCCGGGGCACGGTCGTCGTCGAGGCCGCCTATCGCAGCGGCTCGCTGGTCACCGCGCGGGCGGCGCGACGGCTGGGCCGGCACACCATGGGCGTGCCGGGGCCCGCGACCAGCGCGCTCTCCGCCGGAGTGCACGAAATACTGCGCGGCGAGGAGGCGGTGCTGGTCACGGATGCCGCGGAGGTCGTCGAACTCGTCGGGGACATGGGGGAGCTGGCCCCGGACCGGCGCGGGCCGGTGCTGCCGCGCGATCTGCTGGAGCCGGGCGCCCGGCGTGTGCTGGCCGCGCTGCCCGGCGACCGGCCCGCGGCGGCCGGGGAGGTGGCCCGTGAGGCGGGCACCACCGCCGACGACGCGATCGCGAGACTGTACGAACTCAGAGCGCTGGGCTATGTCGAACGACTTGGCGACGGCTGGAAGTTGACACGCCAGGCGATGGTCTCCGTTCGAGCGGGCCGGAGCCCGCGCTGA